TGCTGCTGTCGACGTCTTTGCCAGTTGTTGTTAGCCATCGGGTCTAGGGTGGGTACAAAACCATCCCCGTTCTTCTCTGTTTTGTGTCCGGAAACATTGAAGAGGCAATACCGTGCTTGATTGTTGTTCATAGTTTGGATTAAAACATTGCCTTCGGTTTGAATTTGAAACCTGTGTTGACGGTGCACATGACCTATTCGATAAATTGTTCATGAGATGTATTTGCAAAACAATACTTTTTATCGTCGAATCCAAAGGTTAATCGTTGTAGTTTGCATGttataaactgattagtggtcATTTGGgttcattttcatgaaatttttgtCACGAGATTCTCTTCTgtcttttccccccttttttgaGAACTAAGAATTAAGCATTTTCATGAGCATTTTATTTCATCATGTTTTTATGATCATGTAGAACTTCTATAACCTAACAAAAGATTGCAAGAATGGAATTAATGCATGCTGACCAGGTTGGAGAACACTCTTAttgcttctttttgttgtttcataTATCTTGCTATGCCTTTTGTCTTTCAATCCTATGTGCTGTACCTTCTTTGCCTATCCTCTATTTTGGGCAAATGGCAACTTGTCTACTGGTGGTAAAATTGCCATAGCCATATCGTGTCTTGTTGTGTTCTCTATGCTGCTTTTGGTGGTAATACACATGGTGCATAAGAAAGGGAGGCATGATTGCGACTTTACACTACTGTTATCTCCAAGGGTTGGTTTTAGATAGACTTTGTTTGAAAACTAAAATAACACCGAGATTTTCTCTGAGTAACAAACGTGATTGATCAAGTGATTGTGTGACATCTACAGCTCGGCTGAATGGAGCGCTAGAACAAAAGCTAGCACAGTCACCAAAAACTGTTATGGTGAGACAATGCCGATGAGTAGAATTGCCTATCTAGGCAAATACCTAGAGCAGATGAGACCTGTAGATGAAGTACTTAAGACATGCATAGTCCATCAATGCCGGCATATCTTCTTGACATAACAATGCTCTCGGCTTTGCGGAAAGACGGACACACTTATATCTACTAAGGCAAACTGAGCCCAAAGTGAAGAGCTTGCCCAAATTGATATGCTGACTGCAGACATCGACACGTTCCCGGCTTGCCTAATACTTGGAACCAACTTTTTTACGGGGCTTtgttttactaatttttcactTGTTATAATGTACGCTTACTGGCAATTGTAACAATTTACTTCTCTGCCTCCCCTGACAATTCTATGGGAGAGTGTGAATATGAAAATGTCTCATTTGTCATGTAAAGACAACTAAAAGCATATTGCTTTTGCTCGAAACTAAGGTGGCTCGTTTCTACTTAGCATTtacctagttttttttttccctttttgctcTAGCATCTAACCTAGTTAACTAGTTAGGTTATGCTGGATTTTGGTAGATCATCCTTTTTATGATGAAAGAATCATATATTCTGTTGCACAATTTCATGGTGTGAGACTTTTGAGCCTGATGATTTTGGTAGGACTGGAATTTACAAGCTGGATCTTTCTTCTCTTAATTTTGCTTAACAATAaccacacacatatatatataggaaaaaTCACTGAAGTAAAGATTGGAAAACAAAGCTTAAGTGTGAAATCATGTAGAAATCATTATGCATAACTACATGATTTGGGAAGCTAGTTGTCGTAAACAGGAGCACATAGTTTATACTGAAGTTCAGATACAAGCTTTGATCATCCCATGACACAAATCTCTCGCTGCTTAAAGCAAACTTAACAGGATTTCGAAACTAACATCAAGAAGCTAGAGAATATAACTCACTGAATTCTAATACATCTAGAATTCCAATACACCACATCCAAACTAGAACACAACTATTTACATAATGTTGACATGAGTTGACTAGTAAAGCTTCCAAAATGAAGGTGGCGTAGTACTGCCATACATAGAAAAGCAAATACTAGTTATGGATTGCCAGTTCCAGAGCATTAAATTCCATCATACTCTTTATGTCCCCTCCAATTTCCGAATGCATCATTCCGGCATTACTGGCCGTCACATGCTTGTCAAAAGGTGAAAGGTGAACCCCGACTGCAGCCTTACCAAAAGGATCAACATTATTCAACCATGTGGCATCCCACTCAATAGCCTTCGCATTGCTGCATGCTATACTCGGCCCTCGGGGAACAGTCAATCTTGCTGAGTTCTGCATTACCGGCCACCACATGCTTCTCTAGAACTGCCAGATTTGTGATGGGGGCCATTGAGACACCCCGTATACAGCATTTAACATAAAATTATCAGGGCAAATACGAGGTGATGGGGGTCTCGAACgaaatttgaaataaaggagaagagagagagcggggGAGAAAGAcgcaaagaggagagagagcgccGTGTAATTAATGAGGAGAGAGCATCCCTTCCGTTGACGAGACGCCTGCAAagttctcattttttcttcttttaatttccaACTCACTCCACACGTGTCACCATTTAATGGATCATGCGTGCCGCGCGTGCAGATGATGTGGTGGTTAgcaaccactgaatattttctcgtagTCTGAAGACCTCAGCCATACATTACATTAAAAGAGAATGTGTGTTGAAAGATAGGGCAAAGGGCAGGAGTTTTGCAGAAACTAGTAGTATTAGCGGAAACTTATAATGATCATATCCATTAATATAAGCAGAACTTGACTCAAAAGCCTTCTTTTACCTAATGAAGCATCTTGCTGAGAAGTGGAACATGAGGTTCTGTTCTGTGTTCTCCCAGTTCCGCCGCAACCAAGCTGTTTTCAGTTGGACGGCCAAATAGAGGTTGTCCTTCATCTTATCTGCAAATCTAAAATAAGCTTGTCTCCAGGAACTTTTATCACCAGCGTGCCGCAAACGGACCAGAATCCACCAAAAATCCTAGTACGATGCTTGTGTAGAACCATAATTCTCCGTGATCATCTTCCTCATTTCCTTTATCTTCGTTGTCCTGATCTTGTGCATCCAGCCCCGTCGGAGTCGAGCAATTTCGTGACAACGGAAACCCACAGAGGCCTGGATTTCCCTCAAAGCTGGATGGATTGAATGTAGTGAACTGGTTGCCTCTAGAATTTCGCCGTCCAAGTTGTTGTATGACAAGTTCAAACTGTTCAAGAATGTCATGGAAGACATGCCGGGAGGAATTTGGCCTGACAGGCGGTTGAATGAGAGGTCGAGAGTTTCCAACTGTTTCAACCTTGATATTTTGCCCGGTATGCTTCCCATCAGTTTGTTGTTCGACAAGTTCAATGTCTTCAATGCGGAGAGATTTGATATCTCTGGAGGAATTTCCCCTGAGAGCTTATTCCTCGAAAGGTCTATCATTTTCACCAACGGAATCAATTCAAAATACTCCATCGGCCTTCCCTTCATGTTTAACTCGAGGCTTCCAGAGTAATAAATATGGACTTCCGAGTTTGTCAGAAAGGTGGGAGTGTCAGAAAATTCCATCCCTAAAAGTTTCATCCCTGACATATTGCCGAAACATTTGGGAATCGATCCAAACAAGTTGTTATTGGCGAGGTCCAAGACATGCAGGTTCAGAGAGTTGCACAGTTGTTCAGGAATTCTTCCGCTGAAACTATTGGACTGGAGAATCAATTCTGATAACTTATTTAAGCTTTCTTCAGTCCACGCGGGATTAACCCATGAAGTCTGTTTTTCCCTAGATCGAGTGTGGACAGGCCAGTGCAGTTTAACGAGCAAGAGGGCAACTTCCCAGAAATATTGTTGGTGCTCAGCTTTAGCCATTCAAGGGAAGGTAGTAATGAGCACATTTGGCAGGGAATGTGACCAGAGAAATTGTTCTCTGAAAGATCCAAGATCTTCAGTTTCGGCATAACGGCCCACCCGGCGTAAATATCTCCAGAAAGAGCGTTGTTTGATAAATCAAGATAAACCAGATTCTTCAGCTTGCTCACTGAAGAAGGTAGGTCACCGGTGAGTAAGTTGTACGCCACATCCAGGTAATCCAAGCCCGACATGTGGTGGTCGACATTTGCTGGTATAGGTCCTGAAACCAAGTTGTTTTTCAAAGAGAGGTCGCGCACATTCAACCAGAACGGAAATGAACCCTCCAACCGGTTGGAAGCTAAGTTGACTGTAGCTTCAAAACCGAAATCTAAGAATCTGGGAAGTTTCCCCACTATACGATTCTGGGAAAGATCTAGTATCCCAAGTTGTCGAGACAGTTCCCACAGCCAATCGGGCACCGTGCCCGAAATCGCAGCTCCTGAAAGGGTCATGCTTGACAGTTTCTTCTGATTCTTCAACCATTTGGGAAAGTCCGGACCCAACTGGCAATTCTTAATTTCGATGGAACTTAAATTGAAATCGGGAACCCAGCCTCGGGTGTATCTGAACTTCAGTGAACTACCCCGATAGGATGATAGGCTGAGACTCTCCAACTCTTTTAGATTCCGGAGGTGACTTTCCGTAACAATACCTTCCCAAGAATTCCAAGCTAGGGCCAAAGTGGTCAGCTTCGACAGTTGTCCTATGCTTTCTGGTATGGTACCATTCATATAATTGACGGACAAGTCCAGCTCAACCAAACGTGACAGATTTCCTAGAGAACTCGGGATCGGTCCCCAGATGGAATTTACGGAGAGTCGAAGAACTCTTAAATATTTGTGCAATCCCAGAGAGTCGGGCAACGGACCGTTGAAGTTGTTACAACTCAAATCTAGCGTCTCTAAGCTGCTATTATTGCATCTCGACAAGCCCACTGCAACCTCTTTTATGTTTCCTGTCAAGTTATTCAAGAACAACTCTATCTTCCGCAGGCCGCACAGCGCACCCTCTGCAACAGCGGGAATGGAGCCCTTGAGTTCAGAACCAATGAGCGTGAGTTCAAGCAGAGTTGTGATGTTGAAAATCCACCGAGGCATtgtggagttgaatttgttaaaagaGAGATCAAGAACCGAAAGCGATGTGAAGTTCACAAATGACACAGATTCGGGGAACTCGGAGAGCTGACATCCCGCCAAGTGCAACTCCGTTAGAGAAGAAAGCATGTTGAGCTTCTCCGGCCAACGAGCGGATCCCTTCCGGAGATTGACGCCTTCCAAGTTAAGGTAGTTCAAAGAAAAGAGACCAGAAAGCCAATTTAAATCCGACACTCGGAGCTCTTGACGGGAATAAAAGTCAAAAGTGAGGTCCAGATAGTGCAAGTTCGAGAGATTCCCCAACTGGGGAGGGATTAATCCACCAAATGATGCTTGGGAGAGATTAAGATAGGTCAGCCTCTTGAGAGAGCCTAAGAAACTGGGAATGGGATTGCCTTGGAAATTGTTGCGGCTTAGATCCAAGTAAGTCAAGTGCTTCAAGGCAAGTAAGGAAGGACTTACGTGGCCGCTCAGACACAACGGCTTGTAATCTTCTGGTGCAGATTCAGGagcatcatcgtcatcatctacCACGTCGCATATGTCGGAGCCTCTGAGATGCAACTTCACAACACGGCCCATGTCGTTGTCGCAGCTCACACGGACCCATTCGCAGCAATCTCGGCCGGTCCAGGAAGAGAGCCAGCCGGACGGGTCTTTGAGACCAGCTTTGAGTTTCAACAGGGCTCGTCTTTCCTTCACGGGGCAACTGGTAGTGTTGGAGCTTATTCCATTGGCGTCAAGAGGAAGAAGCTGCGACAGCAAGGGGAGAGAAAGAAGTAGAAAGAAACCTTTCACGGTGACCATCTTCACTCAACAAAATCTAAGAATGATACCGCATGTTGAGGGACTTTTATGCGCAACCCCGAGTAGAAATCTAGATGCTTATTGGTCTTGGcagtattttccatgaaagagaCTAGACTAGGAGGGTTGTACAATACTTCACCATTTTAATAATCTCTTCCATCAATTTTGAATGATTTTCCTAATCAAACCAGGTGAGCAGTTAACACTTGAAACGCAGAAATTTCAGTCACTTCCTTCTTATTTTGTATCTAATTGCACAAATATTCGACTTTTCGGCTCTAACTCATCACTCGGTGCAGCAAATAGTTGAGTTTATGCGCTTTTGATTATACAAACATTGCTTTTGGTAGTATCATATGTGTAATATCGTGTGAACACGCTCGTCGATTGAAGTAAAAAAATACACGATCGGTCACCTCTCATGGCAGATTGTATGACTCGGAACGATGAGAAAAAATTGGCTACGTTACTACGAATGATGCTTCAACGTGACAAATAAGAAAGCAACTTAAATTGCGCTCCAATGTGGGCCCATGTTGTCAGGCCAATTTCctttgaagggaagaagaaggaagcccGGACACGTTCGGATAAGCAGTTAACATATGTCAGAAAATTCGACACGTGGTCGACCTTTCTCGACGCGTTCTGATGCGCGTGTTGAGAGAGGATCGTTGAAGAAGacggagggtggaggcgaggccGAGGGAGCGGATGCGAGGCCGAGACGACGACGGAGGGCCGGCGGTGAGGCTGCAGCTGTGAAAGAGAAAGGGCCAGAGGCCCTTCGGCGAGCGACTGTGAGAGAGAGCTGTGCAACGAGGCAACCGGGAGAGAGCTGTGTGACGAGGAGAAAGAAAGGTCATGGTTAGGGTTTTAGCAAGAAGAGGGGAAGGTGTTGGCGTGACGATGGAAAAATCGGGGCTAGAGAGGGCGGTGGCGTGGGGTGGGGGAGAGATAAACCGAGGGGGAGGGGTGAGGGAAGGAACCGAAgcggggagggggagagagaagggaagaaatCAGGGGAAGATTTTGGGGGTGGCGTGGGAAGCAGGTGCTGtcagggagggagagagagagagaaggaagaaatcCGGGGAGGATTTTGGGGTGCCGTGGGGTGACGTGGAGGataaggggagagagaaacggGGAGAGtttagagagaaaagaggatttgaggagaataattttgagggacaaattatttttgttatcaaaatgaataaacgagttaaaaatgatttcgaaaaataaaaatattaaatgttagataataataaattttaataattataaatatcataaatttatttaaataaaataaattttatttttattaattattattttcattcataatttttgttaaagttaaaaacatgttcCTTTGACCCCTCGATCGCCACGCCTGACCGACGCACCACCGCGCGGCCCGACGGCTCCGGCGGAAGGCTCGGTGGTGAACGCTTTCGACTCTGCCCTTTCTCTCCCTCCGAGTCACAATCGAGCCCTAACCGCGCGGCCTCCATCTTCGCAGTCACCGAATCGCAACGAATTTAGAGGATTTACACTGACGACGCCGCCCCGTTGCCTCCGTCTCCGTCTCGAAAGCCTCGAAAGGTATGATCTGGGTAATCGTTCGACCAAGCCCTAACCGCGCAgcctctgcctccgcctccgcctccccgAATCTTGACGAACTCAGAGGGTTTACACTGACGACGTCGCCCCGTTGCCTCTGCCTCCGCCTCAAAAGGTACGATTAGGGTAATCATCCAACCAAGCCTAACCATGCGGCCTCTGCCGCCGCCGAATCTTAACGAACCCAGGGGTTTACACTGACGATGCCGCCccgtcgcctccgcctccgTCTTGAAAGGTATGATTAGAATAATCGCCGACTCGTGGACTATAGCCTCTGTACATTAGAATGATTATTGTTTAACTCGTGGACTATAAGCTCTGTACAATAGAATAGAATGACTATAAGCGGATTATTGTCTAACTTCTGTATTTTAGAATGATTATTGTTTGACGAATGGAAAGCTTCCTCCATCTGTGGAATCTCATATCTCGTTTCCAAAGTCTGTGAGGACAATAATTGTCGAGCCAATTTCAATGCGAAAATTGTTCCTTTCAGACCTTCGACGGGAAaccgatgggcttgggtagaatGGAACAAGGGCTGTATTTTTGGATCAATTTCC
This genomic stretch from Eucalyptus grandis isolate ANBG69807.140 chromosome 3, ASM1654582v1, whole genome shotgun sequence harbors:
- the LOC104435654 gene encoding putative receptor like protein 25, with product MKLLGMEFSDTPTFLTNSEVHIYYSGSLELNMKGRPMEYFELIPLVKMIDLSRNKLSGEIPPEISNLSALKTLNLSNNKLMGSIPGKISRLKQLETLDLSFNRLSGQIPPGMSSMTFLNSLNLSYNNLDGEILEATSSLHSIHPALREIQASVGFRCHEIARLRRGWMHKIRTTKIKEMRKMITENYGSTQASY
- the LOC120292089 gene encoding receptor-like protein EIX1, with the translated sequence MVTVKGFFLLLSLPLLSQLLPLDANGISSNTTSCPVKERRALLKLKAGLKDPSGWLSSWTGRDCCEWVRVSCDNDMGRVVKLHLRGSDICDVVDDDDDAPESAPEDYKPLCLSGHVSPSLLALKHLTYLDLSRNNFQGNPIPSFLGSLKRLTYLNLSQASFGGLIPPQLGNLSNLHYLDLTFDFYSRQELRVSDLNWLSGLFSLNYLNLEGVNLRKGSARWPEKLNMLSSLTELHLAGCQLSEFPESVSFVNFTSLSVLDLSFNKFNSTMPRWIFNITTLLELTLIGSELKGSIPAVAEGALCGLRKIELFLNNLTGNIKEVAVGLSRCNNSSLETLDLSCNNFNGPLPDSLGLHKYLRVLRLSVNSIWGPIPSSLGNLSRLVELDLSVNYMNGTIPESIGQLSKLTTLALAWNSWEGIVTESHLRNLKELESLSLSSYRGSSLKFRYTRGWVPDFNLSSIEIKNCQLGPDFPKWLKNQKKLSSMTLSGAAISGTVPDWLWELSRQLGILDLSQNRIVGKLPRFLDFGFEATVNLASNRLEGSFPFWLNVRDLSLKNNLVSGPIPANVDHHMSGLDYLDVAYNLLTGDLPSSVSKLKNLVYLDLSNNALSGDIYAGWAVMPKLKILDLSENNFSGHIPCQMCSLLPSLEWLKLSTNNISGKLPSCSLNCTGLSTLDLGKNRLHGLIPRGLKKA